One genomic segment of Acinetobacter sp. C26M includes these proteins:
- a CDS encoding DUF2004 domain-containing protein, which translates to MIITLGDAMSEQAIVERREQLARIAMREALENQQAEDSVELFIQHHLEEVEPAYWKKHFGTATPLPTQVLALLVLAHQWQDEDLDSYDMLDFTLPDEITNYVICVSFDAKGQVIDISMES; encoded by the coding sequence ATGATTATTACATTGGGGGATGCTATGTCAGAACAAGCGATTGTTGAACGCCGTGAACAACTTGCACGTATAGCGATGCGTGAAGCCTTAGAAAATCAACAAGCTGAAGATAGTGTGGAATTGTTTATTCAACACCATCTGGAGGAAGTGGAGCCAGCATATTGGAAAAAACACTTTGGAACTGCAACACCATTACCTACACAGGTGTTAGCGTTGTTGGTGCTTGCTCATCAGTGGCAAGATGAGGACTTGGACAGTTATGATATGCTGGATTTTACCTTGCCAGATGAAATCACCAACTATGTGATTTGCGTGAGTTTTGATGCAAAAGGGCAGGTTATTGATATATCAATGGAAAGTTGA
- a CDS encoding SRPBCC family protein, producing MTGIVRLHRVFNAPPARVFKAFLDPDALVKWMAPHGFTAKVHHLDPQEGGTYKISFSNFSTGRSHSFSGTYIELVPNELLRYTDKFDDPNLPGDIQVTIQLKQVLVGTEVHITQEGLPDVIPVEACYLGWQESLYLLGLLVQAEIPDQ from the coding sequence ATGACTGGAATAGTACGATTACATCGCGTATTCAATGCGCCACCCGCTCGAGTTTTTAAAGCCTTTCTTGACCCAGATGCCTTAGTGAAATGGATGGCTCCGCATGGCTTTACAGCGAAAGTTCATCATCTAGATCCACAAGAAGGTGGAACTTATAAAATTTCATTTAGCAATTTTTCAACAGGACGTAGTCATTCGTTTAGTGGAACCTATATAGAACTCGTGCCAAATGAATTGCTACGTTATACCGATAAATTTGATGATCCGAATTTACCGGGTGACATTCAGGTCACAATTCAATTGAAGCAAGTCTTGGTTGGAACCGAAGTGCATATTACCCAAGAAGGATTACCTGATGTAATACCTGTTGAGGCATGTTATCTCGGTTGGCAAGAGTCGCTTTATTTATTGGGCTTATTGGTGCAAGCGGAGATACCAGACCAATAA
- a CDS encoding folate-binding Fe/S cluster repair protein translates to MSQLAFSAFSLNGVDAQKFLQGQVTIHVERLPENESRYTAICDLKGRIHFGLWIKRLNPEAFELVTTQDQAEEFAKHIKKFGAFSKMKLEEIGSVFPTANGIQTEFSPTETDINAWQIQAIQSGQAWISQNTEHLFQPQELRLHQRDGVHFDKGCYLGQEIVARLWFKAKPKHWLHLIQAKGDLPASATQLNKDVEVVNSIAYEEGYLALVIAKPTALEELGVSILDLPETLNGDVARPS, encoded by the coding sequence ATGAGTCAGCTTGCTTTTAGTGCTTTTAGTTTAAATGGTGTCGATGCACAAAAATTTTTACAGGGTCAAGTGACTATTCATGTAGAACGTTTACCTGAAAATGAAAGTCGCTATACTGCTATTTGTGACTTAAAAGGACGTATTCATTTTGGTTTATGGATTAAAAGATTAAATCCAGAAGCTTTTGAACTTGTCACCACTCAAGACCAAGCAGAAGAATTTGCTAAACATATTAAAAAATTTGGTGCTTTTTCTAAGATGAAATTAGAAGAAATAGGTTCTGTCTTTCCAACGGCAAACGGCATTCAAACTGAATTTTCGCCAACCGAAACCGATATAAATGCTTGGCAGATTCAAGCAATTCAGTCTGGACAAGCATGGATTAGTCAAAATACTGAACACCTATTTCAACCTCAAGAATTACGTTTACATCAACGTGATGGTGTGCATTTCGATAAAGGTTGCTATCTCGGTCAGGAAATTGTGGCACGTCTATGGTTTAAAGCTAAACCCAAACACTGGCTTCATTTAATCCAAGCCAAAGGTGATCTTCCTGCCTCTGCAACTCAACTCAATAAAGATGTTGAAGTGGTCAATAGTATTGCATATGAAGAAGGCTATTTAGCGCTGGTCATTGCAAAACCAACTGCTTTAGAGGAACTCGGTGTAAGCATTTTAGATTTACCAGAAACGCTTAATGGTGATGTAGCAAGACCGAGCTAA
- a CDS encoding protein tyrosine phosphatase — protein sequence MNTLFICSRNQWRSPTAERIFAQGYGLHTRSAGTSRHAKHTISSKDIAWAEQIFVMESRHKQQIKEQFSKQLTHKKVFVLDIPDDYHYMDSDLIELLQLAMQPYLK from the coding sequence CTGAACACTCTTTTCATTTGCAGTCGCAATCAATGGCGTAGTCCTACAGCCGAACGTATTTTCGCTCAAGGGTATGGTCTACATACCCGTTCAGCGGGAACCAGCCGTCACGCCAAACATACAATTTCATCCAAAGATATCGCTTGGGCCGAGCAAATTTTTGTGATGGAATCTCGACATAAACAACAAATCAAAGAACAGTTTTCCAAACAACTCACGCATAAGAAAGTGTTTGTGCTCGATATTCCAGATGACTATCACTATATGGACTCAGATCTGATTGAGTTACTTCAATTAGCGATGCAACCTTATTTAAAATAA
- a CDS encoding DsbC family protein, which produces MIKTWLSVLSLSLLSVQSLHADSKTLERNFKQNYPDIPVKSVNPSPLPGIYEVYAAGKIIYTDETAKYLFFGNLLDVKNKKNLTEERLAEFGKIDVKQLPLDQAIKYVKGDGERILYVFSDPDCPYCQKLEQHMTSVDNVTVYLFLFPLKKLHPQAEAIANKIWCSKNQYEAWEDYMLHRKAPKNAAQCETPIQKNLALGQKLQIDGTPTIFLQNGIRLSGSPQNAEQIEQLLQEASSQK; this is translated from the coding sequence ATGATCAAAACATGGTTATCTGTACTCAGCTTGAGTCTTCTCAGCGTACAAAGCCTACATGCCGACAGCAAAACACTGGAACGAAACTTCAAACAGAATTATCCAGATATTCCAGTCAAATCAGTTAACCCCTCTCCTTTACCTGGTATTTATGAAGTCTATGCCGCAGGTAAAATTATCTATACCGATGAAACAGCTAAATACCTGTTTTTTGGTAATCTACTTGACGTCAAAAACAAGAAAAATCTAACCGAAGAGCGTTTAGCTGAATTTGGCAAAATTGATGTCAAACAACTACCTCTCGATCAGGCAATTAAATATGTCAAAGGAGATGGAGAGCGTATCCTCTATGTCTTTAGTGACCCTGATTGCCCTTATTGCCAAAAGCTTGAGCAGCACATGACTTCAGTTGATAATGTCACCGTGTATCTGTTCTTGTTCCCGCTCAAGAAACTACATCCTCAAGCAGAAGCTATCGCCAATAAAATTTGGTGCTCAAAAAATCAATATGAAGCTTGGGAAGATTATATGCTGCACCGTAAAGCACCTAAAAATGCAGCGCAGTGTGAGACTCCAATACAGAAGAATCTCGCCCTAGGTCAAAAATTACAAATTGATGGTACACCAACGATATTCTTGCAAAATGGTATACGACTCTCTGGTAGTCCGCAAAATGCAGAACAGATTGAGCAACTTTTACAGGAAGCCAGTTCTCAGAAATAA
- a CDS encoding tetratricopeptide repeat protein has protein sequence MKKVLIASLITIASHSAFAADNKTSVTKVDPLFTKATQLYEAKDYPAAFQEMQRLANTGNKQAIYNLGYMTQLGQGTVKDDKKALQYYQDASNKGYGPASYVLAQAYHKSTLGLAHNPQKYKEYLDKASNQGSDEATVEFADLLFRQGKPQYDQIAIQKLLPLLRKDYYPAKNLKAVYDLGIGVKNKNPFMQQQAVESLKDLAKKNYAPSLMILGNMLANGNIIDQDLEQAKNIFSRLAAANYPDAKESLAKVEEAIAAKKATPAQAPKK, from the coding sequence ATGAAAAAAGTGCTCATTGCGAGTTTAATTACTATTGCAAGTCATTCAGCATTCGCCGCAGACAATAAAACCTCGGTCACTAAAGTAGATCCTCTGTTTACCAAAGCAACCCAACTTTATGAAGCAAAGGACTACCCTGCTGCTTTCCAAGAAATGCAACGTTTAGCCAATACAGGAAATAAGCAAGCAATCTATAACCTTGGCTACATGACTCAACTTGGTCAAGGAACAGTAAAAGATGATAAAAAAGCGCTACAATATTATCAAGATGCATCTAATAAAGGTTATGGGCCAGCAAGCTATGTCCTAGCACAGGCATATCATAAAAGTACACTTGGCTTAGCGCATAATCCACAGAAGTATAAAGAGTATTTAGATAAAGCCTCGAATCAAGGTTCAGATGAAGCAACTGTCGAATTCGCGGATTTACTTTTTAGACAAGGCAAACCACAATACGACCAAATTGCAATTCAAAAGTTATTGCCTCTACTTCGCAAAGACTACTATCCTGCAAAGAATTTAAAAGCAGTCTATGACCTTGGCATTGGGGTTAAAAATAAAAATCCCTTCATGCAACAACAAGCTGTTGAAAGCTTAAAAGATTTAGCCAAGAAGAATTATGCACCATCCCTAATGATTCTAGGTAACATGCTCGCTAACGGCAATATTATTGATCAAGATTTAGAGCAGGCAAAAAATATTTTTTCTCGTTTAGCTGCAGCAAACTATCCTGATGCAAAAGAATCTTTAGCCAAAGTTGAAGAAGCCATAGCAGCAAAGAAAGCTACACCAGCTCAAGCACCCAAAAAGTAA
- a CDS encoding TonB-dependent receptor, producing MPSPKINLLYGCVAMCMGLSSSLVWADAPNAELAVHLPTIKVEATRTDTTYMETPASIFRVDMPQNDQSAQVNLTEVVKGIPSVQLRNRENYAQDLQLSMRGFGARSTFGVRGIRLYTDGIPATMPDGQGQTSNIDLSSLSHLEVLTGPFSSLYGNSSGGAILATTREGQGKDSIEMSYAGGSHNKNRAGLVLQGGAKNQNEPSYIISSSYFDTDGYRDHSSAEKVLNNAKLTWNLDDGSKINWVTNYVKIHADDPQGLNRTQWQQNPRQVNDANNEYKVRKDIEQTQTGVTWSKPINDQHELYAMAYLGNRQVTQYQSIPRCSFKKDTRECIPNSTQLNKNHAGGVIDFERNYYGADFRWTGKELLPNTTFSAGLAVDSMDEDRKGYENFNLVNGSPSYGVKGTLRRNEDNSLWNVDPYLQASWQFLPTWRLDTGVRYSNVHYKSKDRYLSNGDDSDKTDYNKVLPSAALSWQIAPELLAYASYAKGFETPTFTEMAYQADPKKSGFNFDLKPSTSDNYEVGLKSQNPFGDFTVAVFQSKTQNDIVSAGTSDGRSTFRNADKTIRQGAEFAWNKKLWKDLEMNASYGYLDAKFDATIPAIGTVKAVEKGNAIPGVAKNQAFMGLAWKPEQGFYAGIDAQYMDKIYVDDINSDAAPSYTVASVYTGYAWKYADWGINGFARVDNLFDKNYAGSVIVNDSNSRFFEPADGRNWSAGIKVSKQF from the coding sequence ATGCCTTCACCGAAAATTAACCTTTTATACGGTTGTGTTGCAATGTGTATGGGGTTAAGCAGCTCCCTTGTTTGGGCTGATGCACCTAATGCAGAACTAGCCGTACATCTTCCAACAATTAAAGTTGAAGCAACACGTACCGATACCACTTATATGGAAACTCCTGCGTCGATCTTTAGAGTGGATATGCCTCAAAATGATCAATCTGCGCAGGTGAACTTAACCGAAGTGGTGAAAGGGATTCCAAGTGTTCAATTACGCAATCGCGAGAATTATGCGCAAGACTTGCAGCTTTCGATGCGTGGTTTTGGTGCGCGTTCGACCTTTGGTGTACGTGGGATCCGCTTATATACCGATGGTATTCCAGCAACGATGCCAGATGGACAGGGCCAAACCTCGAATATTGATTTAAGCAGCCTCAGTCATCTTGAGGTATTAACAGGCCCATTCTCATCACTTTATGGCAACTCATCGGGTGGGGCAATTTTGGCGACAACTCGAGAGGGGCAGGGTAAAGATTCGATTGAGATGAGTTATGCGGGTGGTAGTCATAACAAGAATCGTGCAGGTCTGGTACTACAGGGTGGTGCGAAAAATCAAAATGAACCGAGCTATATTATCAGTTCCTCATATTTTGACACCGATGGCTATCGTGATCATAGCAGTGCAGAAAAAGTTTTAAATAATGCGAAACTGACGTGGAATTTGGATGATGGTAGTAAAATCAATTGGGTCACAAACTATGTCAAGATTCATGCCGATGATCCTCAAGGATTGAATAGAACTCAGTGGCAGCAAAACCCACGTCAGGTGAATGATGCGAATAATGAATATAAGGTTCGTAAAGATATTGAACAAACCCAAACGGGTGTGACTTGGTCTAAACCAATTAATGATCAGCATGAGTTGTATGCCATGGCCTATTTGGGCAATCGTCAGGTGACTCAATATCAATCGATACCAAGATGTAGTTTTAAAAAAGACACTCGAGAATGTATCCCTAATAGTACGCAACTAAATAAAAATCATGCGGGTGGTGTGATTGATTTTGAACGTAATTATTATGGTGCTGATTTCCGCTGGACAGGTAAAGAATTATTGCCGAATACAACCTTCAGCGCAGGGCTTGCTGTTGATAGTATGGATGAAGATCGTAAAGGGTATGAGAACTTTAATCTTGTTAATGGCTCGCCGTCTTATGGCGTAAAGGGTACATTGCGTCGTAATGAAGACAATAGCCTGTGGAATGTTGATCCATACTTACAAGCATCGTGGCAATTTTTACCGACTTGGCGCTTAGATACGGGCGTACGTTATAGTAATGTGCATTACAAATCCAAGGATCGTTATTTAAGTAATGGCGATGATAGTGATAAAACAGATTACAACAAGGTCTTGCCATCAGCTGCTTTAAGTTGGCAAATTGCACCTGAGTTATTGGCCTATGCCAGCTATGCCAAAGGTTTTGAAACTCCGACATTTACAGAAATGGCTTATCAAGCTGATCCTAAAAAGTCTGGGTTTAACTTTGATCTAAAACCCTCTACAAGTGATAACTATGAGGTGGGTTTGAAATCGCAAAACCCGTTTGGTGATTTCACTGTGGCTGTTTTCCAGAGCAAGACTCAGAATGATATTGTTTCGGCAGGTACTTCTGATGGTCGTTCAACGTTTAGAAATGCGGATAAAACAATACGCCAAGGCGCTGAATTCGCATGGAATAAAAAGCTTTGGAAAGACTTGGAAATGAATGCCAGTTATGGTTATTTGGATGCCAAATTTGATGCTACTATTCCAGCAATTGGTACTGTGAAAGCTGTTGAAAAGGGCAATGCAATCCCAGGAGTCGCTAAAAACCAAGCTTTTATGGGATTAGCGTGGAAACCAGAGCAAGGATTCTATGCAGGTATTGATGCTCAGTATATGGACAAGATTTATGTTGATGACATCAATAGCGATGCAGCACCAAGTTATACCGTTGCTTCAGTCTATACTGGATATGCGTGGAAATACGCAGATTGGGGTATTAATGGCTTTGCACGTGTAGACAACCTATTTGATAAAAACTATGCAGGTTCAGTGATTGTCAACGATAGTAATAGCCGATTCTTTGAACCTGCTGATGGTCGTAACTGGAGTGCGGGAATTAAAGTCAGTAAGCAATTCTAA
- the mutM gene encoding bifunctional DNA-formamidopyrimidine glycosylase/DNA-(apurinic or apyrimidinic site) lyase: MPELPEVETTKTSLLPLLEQRVQAVKVLNASLRWPIPNNLDKLIGQRLTQLKRRSKYILAEFEQDHMLWHLGMSGSFRLCEPNEALRKHDHLVIDFEDLQLRYHDPRRFGCILWLDQANQTKLIDTLGPEPLSDDFNATYLHEKLAKKNVGIKIALMDNHVVVGVGNIYATESLFNIGVHPAQPASTLSKAQVEKLVIEVKRILKQAIDLGGSTLRDYSNAMGENGYFQQTLLAYGRAGEMCVNCETTLENLKLGQRASVFCPQCQPLKLKKA; the protein is encoded by the coding sequence ATGCCCGAACTTCCTGAAGTTGAAACTACCAAAACTAGCCTACTCCCGTTGTTAGAACAACGTGTGCAAGCGGTCAAAGTATTGAATGCAAGCTTACGTTGGCCAATTCCCAATAACCTTGATAAATTAATTGGACAACGCTTAACTCAGCTTAAACGTCGTTCTAAATATATTTTGGCAGAATTTGAACAAGATCATATGCTTTGGCACTTAGGTATGTCTGGCAGCTTTCGTTTATGTGAGCCGAATGAAGCACTCAGAAAGCATGATCATTTAGTAATTGATTTTGAAGATCTGCAACTCCGTTACCATGATCCGCGACGCTTCGGCTGCATTCTATGGTTGGACCAAGCCAATCAGACCAAGCTAATCGATACACTCGGCCCTGAACCATTGAGTGATGACTTTAACGCAACTTATTTGCATGAAAAACTAGCCAAAAAGAATGTCGGCATTAAAATTGCTTTGATGGATAATCATGTGGTGGTTGGTGTCGGCAATATTTATGCGACTGAAAGTTTATTCAACATCGGGGTTCATCCTGCACAACCTGCTTCGACGCTGAGCAAAGCACAAGTGGAAAAGTTGGTCATTGAGGTTAAACGCATCTTAAAACAAGCGATTGACTTAGGCGGCTCAACCTTACGTGACTATAGCAATGCAATGGGTGAAAATGGTTATTTTCAGCAAACACTTTTGGCCTATGGCCGTGCTGGAGAGATGTGCGTGAATTGTGAAACCACTTTGGAAAACTTAAAGTTAGGACAACGTGCCAGCGTATTCTGCCCACAATGCCAACCACTGAAGTTAAAGAAAGCGTAA
- a CDS encoding peptidylprolyl isomerase codes for MQTAIVRHILVKDKDLAEQLKKRIQSGADFAKVAKQYSTCNSAKRGGELGEVKKGQLVPVIDKLVFTAAERILHGPIKSQFGFHLVEVKFRMSSLR; via the coding sequence ATGCAAACTGCGATTGTTCGACATATTCTAGTCAAAGATAAAGATTTAGCTGAACAGCTAAAAAAGCGCATTCAGTCAGGTGCTGATTTTGCTAAAGTCGCCAAGCAATATTCAACCTGCAATTCAGCAAAACGTGGCGGCGAACTTGGCGAAGTTAAGAAAGGCCAGTTAGTCCCTGTGATTGATAAACTGGTATTTACTGCCGCAGAACGTATTTTACATGGTCCAATTAAAAGCCAATTTGGTTTTCATCTGGTCGAAGTTAAATTTCGCATGAGTAGCTTGAGATAG
- a CDS encoding gamma-glutamylcyclotransferase family protein: protein MNRLFVYGTLCPNRENAHILGGIGGDWQQAFVHGTIHILDWGPDQGLPAMILNEADPLVEGYLFSTDKLEQNWQMLDDFEGMQYQRVEVLVQLVDGTATSAWTYVMKPQS, encoded by the coding sequence ATGAATCGACTATTTGTTTACGGCACACTTTGCCCAAATCGAGAAAATGCTCATATTTTGGGTGGAATAGGTGGTGACTGGCAACAAGCTTTTGTACATGGAACCATTCATATTTTAGATTGGGGGCCAGATCAAGGTTTGCCTGCAATGATACTGAATGAGGCTGATCCTTTGGTTGAGGGATATCTATTTAGTACGGATAAATTAGAACAAAACTGGCAGATGTTGGATGATTTTGAAGGGATGCAGTATCAACGTGTAGAGGTTCTGGTTCAGTTAGTTGATGGTACGGCGACATCAGCATGGACTTATGTGATGAAGCCTCAGAGTTGA
- the mscL gene encoding large conductance mechanosensitive channel protein MscL, protein MSIIKEFKEFAIKGNMMDLAIGVIIGGAFGKIIDSLVKDIVMPVISWILGGDVDYTNWFLILGDNPNNVTTLKAAQDAGLNVFAYGSFLTILINFLLLAWVVFLLVKVMNRIRKQEEAAPEPEATPEDVQLLREIRDELKKQG, encoded by the coding sequence ATGAGTATTATTAAAGAATTTAAAGAATTTGCCATCAAAGGCAATATGATGGATTTGGCGATTGGTGTCATCATTGGTGGTGCTTTCGGTAAAATCATTGATTCATTAGTGAAAGATATCGTGATGCCGGTGATTTCATGGATCTTGGGTGGTGATGTGGATTACACCAATTGGTTCCTTATCCTCGGAGATAACCCGAACAATGTGACGACCTTAAAAGCGGCACAAGATGCAGGACTAAATGTATTTGCTTATGGTAGTTTCTTAACGATCCTGATTAACTTCTTATTATTAGCATGGGTTGTATTCTTGTTGGTGAAAGTGATGAACCGTATCCGTAAACAAGAAGAGGCTGCACCTGAGCCTGAAGCAACACCAGAAGATGTGCAATTGTTACGTGAAATTCGTGATGAATTAAAAAAACAAGGTTAA
- the typA gene encoding translational GTPase TypA gives MSDIKTLRNIAIIAHVDHGKTTLVDKLLQQSGALGDRAGEIERVMDSNALESERGITILAKNTAIKWLDARTNTEYRINIVDTPGHADFGGEVERVMSMVDCVLLLVDSQEGPMPQTRFVTQKAFARGLKPIVIINKVDKPSARPDWVIDQVFDLFDNLGGTDEQLDFPIVYASGLRGVAGPSPEELAEDMTPLFQTIVDIVEPPAVDVDGPFQMQISSLDYNSFVGVIGVGRIQRGSVKLNTPVTVIDKEGKTRNGRILKIMGYHGLERVDVESASAGDIVCITGIDALNISDTICDPKNVEALPPLSVDEPTVSMTFQVNNSPFAGKEGKFVTSRNIRERLDRELIHNVALRVEDTDSPDRFKVSGRGELHLSVLIENMRREGFEMGVSRPQVIIKEIDGERQEPYENVTFDVEEQHQGSVMEQMGHRKGEMTNMEVDGKGRIRIEATVPSRGLIGFRSEFLTMTSGTGIMTSSFSHYGPVKQGSVAKRQNGVLISMVQGTCLGYALFTLQDRGRLFAKPQLEVYEGMIVGINSRSDDMVVNPTKAKQLTNVRASGTDDALTLTPAIEYTLEQALEFIEDDELVEVTPKSIRIRKRYLTENERKRNRDK, from the coding sequence ATGTCAGATATTAAAACTCTCCGTAACATTGCCATTATTGCGCACGTCGATCATGGTAAGACGACTTTAGTCGACAAACTTTTACAACAATCAGGTGCTCTTGGTGATCGCGCAGGCGAGATTGAACGTGTTATGGATTCTAACGCGCTTGAGTCTGAACGTGGTATTACCATTCTTGCAAAAAACACTGCAATTAAATGGTTAGATGCTCGTACAAACACTGAATACCGCATTAACATTGTAGATACCCCAGGACACGCCGACTTCGGTGGTGAAGTGGAACGTGTAATGTCGATGGTTGACTGCGTATTGCTTCTTGTAGACTCACAAGAAGGTCCAATGCCACAAACTCGTTTCGTAACGCAAAAAGCGTTCGCACGTGGTTTAAAGCCAATCGTGATTATCAACAAAGTCGACAAGCCAAGCGCGCGTCCAGATTGGGTTATTGATCAAGTATTTGACTTGTTTGATAACCTTGGCGGTACTGACGAACAGTTAGACTTCCCAATCGTTTATGCTTCAGGCTTACGTGGTGTTGCTGGTCCTTCACCAGAAGAATTAGCGGAAGACATGACACCGTTGTTCCAAACGATTGTAGATATTGTTGAACCACCAGCAGTTGATGTTGATGGTCCTTTCCAAATGCAGATTTCATCACTTGACTATAACAGTTTCGTTGGTGTTATCGGTGTTGGTCGTATCCAGCGTGGTTCAGTGAAATTAAACACACCAGTCACTGTGATTGATAAAGAAGGTAAGACACGTAACGGTCGTATCTTAAAAATCATGGGTTACCACGGTTTAGAGCGTGTTGATGTAGAATCTGCATCAGCAGGTGATATCGTATGTATTACAGGTATCGATGCATTAAACATTTCTGACACGATTTGTGATCCGAAAAATGTAGAAGCTTTACCGCCATTGTCTGTAGACGAACCTACAGTTTCGATGACATTCCAAGTAAACAACTCACCATTCGCTGGTAAAGAAGGTAAGTTTGTTACTTCACGTAACATCCGTGAACGTCTTGATCGCGAATTGATTCACAACGTAGCATTACGTGTTGAAGATACTGACAGTCCAGACCGTTTCAAGGTTTCTGGTCGTGGTGAACTTCACCTTTCAGTATTGATTGAAAACATGCGTCGCGAAGGCTTCGAAATGGGCGTATCACGTCCACAAGTAATCATCAAAGAAATTGATGGTGAAAGACAAGAGCCGTATGAAAACGTAACGTTTGACGTTGAAGAACAGCACCAAGGTTCTGTAATGGAGCAAATGGGTCACCGTAAAGGTGAGATGACCAATATGGAAGTTGATGGCAAAGGCCGTATCCGTATTGAAGCAACTGTTCCTTCACGTGGTTTGATTGGTTTCCGTTCTGAATTCTTGACCATGACTTCTGGTACAGGGATCATGACATCAAGCTTCTCTCATTACGGTCCTGTGAAACAGGGTAGCGTAGCGAAGCGTCAAAACGGTGTATTGATTTCTATGGTTCAAGGTACTTGCTTGGGCTATGCACTCTTCACGCTTCAAGACCGTGGACGTTTATTTGCGAAGCCACAGTTAGAAGTGTACGAAGGGATGATCGTGGGTATTAACTCTCGTTCAGACGATATGGTTGTAAACCCAACTAAAGCAAAACAGTTAACCAACGTTCGTGCGTCTGGTACTGATGATGCTTTAACTTTGACACCTGCAATTGAATACACGCTTGAACAAGCACTTGAATTCATTGAAGATGATGAGTTAGTAGAAGTTACACCAAAATCGATTCGTATTCGTAAGCGTTACTTAACTGAAAACGAACGTAAGCGTAACCGCGATAAATAA